The following coding sequences are from one Rhizobiaceae bacterium window:
- the wecB gene encoding UDP-N-acetylglucosamine 2-epimerase (non-hydrolyzing), which translates to MTRKYKILTIVGTRPELIKMCRVIALMEKHTDHVLVHTGQNFDHQLNQVFFEELGIRAPDFYLGAAGGSPVAVIADILLKVEEALLKVRPDAVLIYGDTNSGLAVIAAKRLKIPVFHMEAGNRCFDQRVPEELNRKVIDHLSDVNMVLTEHARRYLIAEGLPQDRIFKVGSHMQEVLDHFRPAIARSDVLDRLQLDAGSYFLVSSHREENVDSPERLASLLDSLNGLVERYGHRVIVSTHPRTRKRMEEMDLHEPDPRITFLPPFGFFDYIKLQAEAACVISDSGTITEEGSLLGLRAVTIRQAHERPEGMDAGTLIMCDLDRQSLLNAVEVAIAADMPAAMPVADYEAGAVSRKVLNIVLSYMGFVNRVVWRKN; encoded by the coding sequence ATGACGAGAAAATACAAAATCCTGACGATCGTCGGGACCCGGCCGGAACTCATCAAGATGTGCCGCGTCATCGCGCTTATGGAAAAGCATACCGATCACGTGCTGGTGCATACGGGGCAGAATTTCGACCACCAGCTCAATCAGGTCTTCTTCGAGGAGCTGGGCATCCGTGCGCCCGACTTTTACCTCGGAGCCGCGGGAGGCAGTCCGGTCGCCGTCATAGCCGACATACTGTTGAAGGTGGAGGAGGCGCTGCTGAAGGTGCGCCCGGATGCGGTTCTCATCTATGGCGACACCAATTCAGGACTGGCGGTGATCGCCGCCAAGAGGCTGAAGATACCGGTTTTCCACATGGAAGCTGGCAACCGCTGCTTCGATCAACGCGTGCCGGAAGAATTGAACCGCAAGGTGATCGACCATCTTTCCGATGTGAACATGGTTCTGACTGAGCACGCGCGGCGCTATCTGATTGCGGAAGGCCTGCCGCAGGACCGCATCTTCAAGGTGGGGTCGCACATGCAGGAGGTGCTCGACCATTTCCGGCCGGCCATCGCCCGGTCCGACGTCCTCGACAGGCTGCAACTCGACGCGGGCTCCTATTTTCTCGTTTCCAGCCATCGCGAGGAGAATGTCGATTCGCCGGAGCGGCTGGCCAGCTTGCTCGATTCGCTCAACGGTCTCGTCGAACGCTACGGTCATCGCGTCATCGTGTCGACGCATCCGCGTACGCGCAAGCGCATGGAGGAGATGGACCTGCACGAACCCGATCCTCGCATCACCTTCCTGCCGCCTTTCGGGTTCTTCGACTACATCAAGCTGCAGGCGGAAGCCGCCTGCGTGATTTCGGACAGCGGCACGATCACCGAGGAGGGGTCGCTGCTCGGCCTGCGCGCCGTCACCATCCGGCAGGCGCATGAGCGGCCGGAGGGAATGGATGCCGGGACCCTGATCATGTGCGATCTCGATCGGCAGAGCCTCTTGAATGCGGTCGAGGTGGCGATTGCGGCGGACATGCCTGCGGCCATGCCGGTTGCAGATTACGAAGCCGGCGCCGTTTCCCGGAAGGTGCTGAACATCGTCCTGAGCTATATGGGATTCGTCAACCGGGTCGTTTGGCGAAAGAACTGA
- a CDS encoding glycosyltransferase, translated as MPLVVLHIIPTMGQGGAERLLHALASVPAEGQRHIVLTLFDEVLFGDGVDIRTLGLARRQRLRSSMRFALAWRSIRSIIRDENVGIVHGWLYYGILATIFARPHVDKVVWSIHNTLMPATGRYTALHLAERGCARLSYSVPDRIIYCAEAARAAHDAAGYRRDAGIVLDNGVDVERFCYPGPEAVRAKRRRLGFADDDEIVGIFARFHPQKDLTNSFAAIAECVRTRPNLKVLLAGAGMSPDNPELNRSLERAGLAQRATCIGIRDDMEEVINAASLIVSGSAYGEAMPMVVLEALSCGVPVAATDVGDVSRLDMPRSAIVPPSEPHALAGAISAGLDQGRDDALWRNASARTRTRFSIGAYRAAHASFYRSLR; from the coding sequence ATGCCTCTCGTCGTTCTTCACATCATCCCCACGATGGGGCAGGGCGGCGCTGAACGGCTGCTCCATGCACTGGCGTCGGTGCCAGCCGAGGGGCAGCGGCACATCGTGCTGACGCTGTTCGATGAAGTGCTGTTCGGAGACGGCGTCGACATCCGCACGCTCGGATTGGCGCGTCGCCAGCGCCTGCGTTCCTCCATGCGTTTCGCTCTGGCCTGGCGATCGATCCGGTCGATCATCCGCGACGAGAATGTCGGCATCGTGCATGGCTGGCTCTATTACGGCATTCTGGCGACCATTTTTGCACGGCCGCATGTCGACAAGGTGGTCTGGTCGATCCACAACACCCTGATGCCTGCAACGGGCCGATATACGGCGCTTCATCTCGCCGAGCGCGGTTGCGCGCGTCTTTCCTATAGCGTGCCGGATCGCATCATATACTGCGCGGAAGCGGCGCGTGCGGCTCATGATGCGGCGGGCTACAGGCGCGATGCCGGCATCGTTCTCGACAACGGCGTCGACGTCGAGCGCTTCTGCTACCCGGGACCGGAAGCCGTCCGGGCAAAGAGGCGGCGGCTTGGCTTTGCCGACGATGACGAGATCGTCGGCATCTTCGCGCGTTTCCATCCGCAGAAGGACCTGACCAATTCGTTCGCCGCAATCGCGGAATGCGTCAGGACGCGACCGAATCTGAAAGTGCTGCTTGCGGGCGCGGGCATGTCGCCCGACAATCCCGAGCTCAACAGGTCGCTGGAGCGCGCCGGACTCGCGCAACGCGCGACCTGCATCGGCATAAGGGACGACATGGAGGAAGTCATCAATGCGGCCAGTCTGATCGTCTCGGGATCGGCTTATGGCGAGGCCATGCCGATGGTCGTGCTGGAAGCGCTGAGTTGTGGAGTGCCTGTCGCCGCCACCGATGTGGGCGACGTGTCGCGGCTCGACATGCCGAGATCGGCAATTGTGCCGCCGTCCGAACCGCACGCATTGGCCGGCGCCATCAGCGCCGGGCTCGACCAGGGACGGGACGACGCCTTGTGGCGGAACGCGTCGGCGCGGACCCGGACGCGTTTCTCGATCGGCGCCTATCGGGCGGCTCACGCTTCGTTCTACAGATCCCTGCGGTAG
- a CDS encoding glycosyltransferase, translated as MKRRSDAPPVSIVTPVWNAAGFIEETITSVMSQLGDEDEYIIVDDGSTDGTEEVLASLQKTYGFRLLKQANSGEVAAVNLGVDAACNDLVCVVNGDDPILPGLLRHMKETFRNEPELAAAYPDWLMIDEKGVILRTVRTIPYSYRTMLAEHFCIPGPGTFFRRSAFAGEPCRDPRAEGLSDFDCWLRLGRTGSSMRRVPEVLATWRSHPSGTTATMDGAKLARAKIELMTRFFARDDLPSGVRALEAQAFSAAYYHAALLGIRRSRVPSLRYAVASYRHKLVWPADVHPTQRRSLPHLLYAVTQPFSGWCHRLSDSFLPERFRRARVLSQTFGAQ; from the coding sequence ATGAAGCGTCGTTCCGATGCGCCACCTGTCTCGATCGTCACGCCCGTCTGGAACGCGGCGGGATTCATCGAGGAGACGATCACTTCCGTGATGTCGCAGTTGGGGGACGAAGATGAGTATATAATCGTCGATGACGGTTCTACGGACGGAACTGAAGAAGTACTCGCAAGCCTCCAGAAAACATACGGATTCAGGCTTTTGAAGCAGGCAAATAGCGGGGAAGTCGCGGCCGTCAACCTTGGTGTGGACGCGGCTTGCAACGATCTTGTCTGCGTGGTCAACGGCGACGATCCGATCCTGCCCGGACTGCTGAGGCATATGAAGGAGACGTTCCGGAACGAGCCGGAACTGGCTGCGGCATACCCCGACTGGCTGATGATAGATGAGAAAGGCGTGATCCTTCGCACCGTCCGGACGATTCCATATTCATACCGGACGATGCTGGCGGAACATTTCTGCATTCCCGGTCCCGGCACGTTTTTCCGTCGAAGCGCCTTCGCAGGCGAGCCTTGCCGCGACCCGAGGGCGGAGGGACTTTCCGATTTCGACTGCTGGCTGCGCCTCGGCCGCACGGGATCGAGCATGCGGCGCGTGCCGGAGGTGCTGGCGACATGGCGGTCGCATCCCTCCGGCACGACGGCCACGATGGACGGCGCCAAACTCGCCCGGGCAAAGATAGAACTCATGACGCGCTTCTTCGCGCGGGACGATCTGCCGTCCGGCGTGCGTGCGCTGGAGGCACAGGCATTCAGTGCCGCCTATTATCATGCGGCGCTGCTGGGCATCAGGCGATCCCGCGTGCCCTCGCTGCGCTATGCCGTCGCGTCCTACCGGCACAAGCTCGTATGGCCCGCGGACGTGCATCCCACGCAGAGAAGGTCGTTGCCGCATCTTCTCTATGCCGTGACGCAGCCGTTTTCAGGCTGGTGTCACAGGCTGTCTGACTCGTTCCTTCCAGAGCGCTTCCGGCGGGCGCGGGTGCTGTCCCAGACATTCGGCGCGCAATGA
- a CDS encoding glycosyltransferase family 2 protein — MRKPVVSVVIPAFNRSATIGRALASVRAQTFPDFEIVVVDDASVDDTVAACAAFEDSRLRIVRRDVNGGAAAARNTGILESTADLIAFLDSDDSWLPDKLARQVAAMSLPGAPEVGCTGVILHLLDHGEKRVKRLEQTSDWARRLAMDCDLSPGSTQIATRRIFGEIGLLDETLPRFEDWDWLLRYTRRHAIGAIPDPLAEIYNRRARLGETVERSAALFQRKHQSVFRGLPVSDRRDALMNLWLQAANTYAFERRFWRAIPPLIKAFRHRPLRTTQRFFGGAIRYGLQSGKSSELT, encoded by the coding sequence ATGAGAAAGCCCGTCGTCAGCGTCGTCATTCCCGCCTTTAATCGAAGTGCAACGATCGGGCGTGCGTTGGCGAGCGTCAGGGCGCAGACATTTCCGGACTTCGAGATCGTGGTGGTCGACGATGCATCCGTGGACGACACCGTCGCTGCATGCGCCGCGTTCGAGGACAGCCGATTGCGGATCGTGCGACGCGATGTCAATGGCGGCGCCGCGGCCGCGCGCAACACGGGCATATTGGAATCAACAGCCGACCTGATCGCGTTTCTTGATTCCGATGATAGCTGGCTGCCCGACAAGCTCGCGCGACAAGTCGCGGCGATGTCGCTGCCGGGCGCTCCGGAGGTCGGTTGCACGGGTGTGATCCTGCATTTGCTCGACCATGGGGAGAAACGGGTCAAGCGTCTGGAGCAGACGAGCGACTGGGCGCGGCGTCTTGCCATGGACTGTGATCTCAGTCCCGGTTCCACGCAGATAGCCACCCGCCGGATCTTCGGCGAGATCGGCCTTCTGGACGAAACGTTGCCTCGCTTCGAGGACTGGGACTGGCTGCTGCGCTACACTCGCCGCCATGCGATCGGCGCGATCCCCGATCCTCTTGCGGAGATCTACAACCGACGCGCGAGATTGGGTGAGACAGTCGAGCGTTCCGCTGCGCTATTTCAGCGCAAGCATCAATCCGTATTTCGCGGCCTGCCAGTGTCGGATCGTCGCGACGCGCTAATGAATCTTTGGCTGCAGGCCGCCAATACCTATGCTTTCGAGCGCCGTTTCTGGCGTGCGATCCCGCCTTTGATCAAGGCTTTCAGGCACCGCCCTCTGCGGACGACGCAACGTTTCTTCGGCGGCGCGATCCGTTACGGTTTGCAGTCTGGAAAATCGTCGGAACTGACTTAG
- a CDS encoding GDP-mannose 4,6-dehydratase — protein MRIDLRGIANKRILVTGAGGFIGSHLIEALSRADARVKALLHYNADGSIGNLRLLPKDVIAGVKIVHGDLNDAEFCVRLVEDCDIVLHLGALIAIPYSYLAPRSYVATNIGGTLNLLEAARSRGDVRFVHTSTSEVYGSARYVPMDEAHPLQAQSPYAATKIGADKLVESYVNAFGVDAVIVRPFNTYGPRQSARAVIPTVIGQVLGGTELVKLGAVAPVRDLTYASDTVDGFITAALAENVKGRCFNLGTGSGIAIGDLASLIIRLMGSDARIECDAQRLRPEASEVDRLISSHDAFTNATGWEPKVSLEEGLGRTIAYFKANPDLLPHVGYVV, from the coding sequence ATGCGTATTGATTTGCGCGGGATCGCAAACAAGCGAATCCTGGTCACGGGAGCCGGTGGCTTCATCGGAAGCCACCTGATCGAGGCGCTGAGTCGCGCCGACGCCCGCGTGAAAGCGCTTCTTCACTACAATGCGGATGGCAGCATCGGCAATCTGCGCCTGCTGCCGAAAGATGTGATCGCGGGTGTCAAGATCGTTCATGGCGATCTCAACGATGCGGAATTCTGCGTCCGGCTGGTCGAGGATTGCGACATCGTGCTTCACCTTGGAGCGCTGATCGCCATCCCGTATTCCTATCTCGCCCCTCGCAGCTACGTCGCCACCAACATCGGTGGAACGCTGAATCTCCTGGAGGCGGCGCGGAGCCGCGGCGACGTGCGCTTCGTTCACACCAGCACATCCGAGGTCTATGGCAGCGCCCGCTACGTCCCCATGGACGAGGCGCATCCACTGCAGGCGCAGTCGCCCTATGCCGCGACCAAGATCGGGGCCGACAAGCTGGTGGAATCCTACGTGAACGCCTTCGGCGTCGACGCGGTCATCGTGAGGCCTTTCAACACCTATGGTCCGAGGCAATCGGCCCGCGCCGTGATACCGACCGTGATCGGACAGGTGCTCGGCGGCACGGAGCTCGTCAAGCTTGGCGCCGTCGCGCCGGTCCGGGACCTGACCTATGCCTCTGACACGGTTGACGGTTTCATCACCGCGGCGCTTGCCGAAAACGTCAAGGGGCGCTGCTTCAATCTCGGCACCGGAAGCGGCATCGCGATCGGCGACCTGGCGTCGCTGATCATCCGGCTGATGGGCTCCGATGCGCGAATCGAATGCGATGCCCAGCGCCTGCGTCCCGAAGCGAGCGAGGTCGACAGGCTGATTTCCTCGCATGACGCCTTCACCAACGCGACCGGCTGGGAGCCGAAGGTTTCGCTGGAGGAGGGGCTCGGGCGCACCATCGCCTATTTCAAGGCGAATCCCGATCTGCTGCCTCATGTTGGCTACGTGGTATGA
- a CDS encoding sugar phosphate nucleotidyltransferase, which translates to MAGGKGTRLHPYTAVLPKPLMPLGDAPVLELLLRQLSNFGIGDVVIAVNHLRHLIQAFFGGGSSLGMNIAYATEDHPLGTCGPVAQVLDDMADDFLLLNGDLLTDLDFSALLDRHRQRNLDATVAGIRRKIRVEYGVLDVDPDARLTGLREKPEMEFVISMGVYALRRDAIRPFLTPGEPLDMPQLLAAMIAAKSRVECFVTDCKWLDIGRPEDYGVAQAIVSDGYDAFVRQNP; encoded by the coding sequence ATGGCGGGCGGGAAGGGCACGAGGCTCCATCCTTATACGGCCGTGCTTCCCAAGCCCCTGATGCCGCTCGGAGACGCACCGGTCCTTGAGCTGCTGCTGCGCCAGCTTTCGAATTTCGGAATCGGCGACGTCGTGATCGCGGTCAATCATCTGCGCCATCTCATCCAGGCATTCTTTGGGGGCGGCTCCAGCCTTGGCATGAACATCGCCTACGCCACGGAAGACCATCCGCTCGGGACGTGCGGTCCGGTGGCGCAGGTGCTGGACGACATGGCCGACGACTTTCTGCTGCTGAACGGCGACCTGCTCACCGATCTCGATTTCAGCGCGCTGCTCGATCGTCACAGGCAACGCAATCTGGACGCCACCGTCGCCGGTATCAGACGGAAGATCAGAGTCGAGTACGGCGTGCTCGACGTCGATCCGGACGCACGCCTCACAGGGCTGCGCGAGAAGCCTGAGATGGAGTTCGTGATCAGCATGGGCGTCTACGCGTTGCGTCGCGACGCGATAAGGCCGTTTCTCACGCCGGGAGAGCCGCTGGATATGCCTCAACTGCTTGCCGCCATGATCGCGGCGAAGTCCCGCGTCGAATGCTTCGTGACGGATTGCAAGTGGCTGGATATCGGTCGGCCGGAAGACTACGGCGTCGCCCAGGCGATCGTATCTGACGGGTATGACGCGTTCGTGAGGCAGAATCCATGA
- a CDS encoding glycosyltransferase, whose protein sequence is MSRKEDFRLVLIVGMAASIHLARWVALVRGSQYKVVVFPVMRGTPCGELAPYRLVRNRDDIAALAKGEVGVFDLDSVPRNVAETVDNVNAYTWPGHPGFPDDFRPTTAYKLTKCIRDLDPDLVHSMEVQFAGYLMLEAKRRIGRANFPPWLLSNWGSDVLLFQKLRDHLPILKQVFREIDGYWSECGRDVRIARDFDYRGRVFEPMPASGGMLMKEANVSAPSTRQLLLVKGYHGWAGRGLHILSAVYLAAPELRHLRIRVTFSNGVAIRMTQDIRERTGLDIDVEPYVEKHSDALQRLRESRIVVGLGISDGISTTLLEAMTVGTFPVLADTSCACEWIDNGTHGIIVNPHDTAALATALVRAATDNKLVDSAALRNRKEVARRWSASRNAQKVLRNYGIMMDKTRDVPHGTSAREMQV, encoded by the coding sequence GTGAGCAGGAAGGAGGATTTCCGCCTTGTCCTCATCGTCGGCATGGCGGCCAGTATTCATCTGGCGCGCTGGGTCGCGCTCGTGCGTGGCTCGCAATACAAGGTGGTGGTGTTTCCCGTAATGCGCGGGACACCGTGCGGGGAACTTGCGCCTTACCGGCTGGTGCGGAATCGGGACGATATCGCGGCGCTGGCGAAGGGCGAAGTCGGTGTCTTCGATCTCGACAGCGTTCCCCGCAACGTCGCGGAAACGGTGGACAACGTCAACGCATATACATGGCCCGGGCATCCAGGCTTTCCCGACGATTTTCGTCCGACGACCGCCTACAAGCTCACAAAATGCATTCGCGATCTGGACCCCGATCTCGTGCATAGCATGGAGGTCCAGTTCGCGGGATACCTCATGCTGGAGGCGAAGCGGCGGATCGGCAGGGCGAACTTTCCGCCATGGCTTCTGTCGAACTGGGGCAGCGATGTCCTCCTTTTCCAGAAGCTTCGCGACCATCTCCCAATTCTCAAGCAGGTTTTCCGGGAGATCGATGGCTATTGGTCGGAATGCGGCCGCGATGTGAGGATCGCCCGAGACTTCGACTACCGCGGCAGGGTGTTCGAACCGATGCCGGCATCTGGCGGGATGCTCATGAAGGAGGCGAATGTTTCAGCTCCTTCGACGCGGCAACTCCTGCTTGTAAAGGGCTATCACGGCTGGGCCGGACGCGGGCTGCATATCCTGTCGGCCGTTTACCTCGCCGCCCCGGAACTGCGTCATCTGCGCATCCGCGTCACGTTTTCCAATGGCGTGGCGATCAGGATGACGCAAGACATCCGGGAGCGTACCGGGCTCGACATCGACGTTGAGCCTTATGTCGAAAAACATTCGGACGCGCTGCAACGGCTTAGAGAGTCGCGCATCGTGGTAGGCCTGGGCATCTCGGACGGTATCAGCACCACGCTTCTGGAGGCGATGACGGTGGGCACATTTCCGGTGCTGGCTGACACGTCATGCGCCTGCGAATGGATCGACAACGGCACGCACGGGATCATCGTCAACCCGCACGACACTGCGGCATTGGCGACCGCGCTCGTGCGCGCGGCGACCGATAACAAGCTCGTGGACAGCGCGGCCCTTCGCAACCGCAAGGAGGTCGCGCGGCGCTGGTCCGCGAGCCGCAACGCGCAGAAGGTCCTGCGCAACTATGGCATCATGATGGACAAGACCCGCGACGTCCCGCACGGGACGTCTGCCCGTGAAATGCAGGTCTGA